The window AGCAGCTATTTTTCAGATAATAATAGCATACAAGCTTAGATTATTGCCAGCTACAGGTGCTTATACTATAGGATTAAGCTTTGGACAGCCTGGATATATTCTTGATGTTATAAAGCACATGATTTTGCCATTATCTGTTCTAGTTATATCACAAATACCGCCTATATATTTATTTGCAAAAAATAGTACTGCAAATGTTAAGAAAGAGCAGTTTGTCAAGATGGCAAGCTATTTGAATATTGATAAAAGGGATATCTATTTTAAATATATTTTCAAAAATATTATACCAGAGCTTTTAGGTAGACTAAATATTCAATTTGTTCTAGCAATAACAGGGTCTATTTTTGTAGAAGCTGTTTTTTCCTATCCTGGTCTCGGACAGCTTTTAAGAAGCTCAATATCCTATAGAGACTATCCATTATTACAGGGAATACTCTTAGTCTGCTGTACATATGGAATTGTGGTAAACTTCATTTTTGAGTTCATCGCTTTAAGAAATATTAAGAGGTGTTAAATGCTAAATTCATTTAAGAAATTAAGTAAAACAAAAAAGGCTAGTGCAATTATTCTGATAACCTTTTTATTGATAGCTGTTTTTTCTAATTTGTTGATGCCTTACTCACAGGAAGA of the Proteiniborus sp. DW1 genome contains:
- a CDS encoding ABC transporter permease — translated: MKSLIKYLVYISLIIALSFALPRLIPGSPLFAMVEDISSVDNMTKDALKAFEKYYSPELPLLEQFIKYIKNLFNLDFGYSFYYKMPVLQLIMERVGWTLLLSFLSIGLSSIIGIVLGIRSGLKDRESKLLISTFICIHATPTFLLAAIFQIIIAYKLRLLPATGAYTIGLSFGQPGYILDVIKHMILPLSVLVISQIPPIYLFAKNSTANVKKEQFVKMASYLNIDKRDIYFKYIFKNIIPELLGRLNIQFVLAITGSIFVEAVFSYPGLGQLLRSSISYRDYPLLQGILLVCCTYGIVVNFIFEFIALRNIKRC